CTAACTGACATACTCAAGATGATCTAGAAAGGAAGattgctctagcaagatcatctcggAATTTATCCATGGTCCGATCATCTGTTTCCATGTTGGATGTATCTCCAGCATCTTGAGAGACATAGTGCTTCCTATATCTTGAAGGTATAGTGGGCATATAATCGGGATTCCGATCGCATTTGCGGAAATCCTTATCTTGTGTGTGGTTTTCACGAATGAAGTTATGGAGACACATGGTTGCGGCAACTATCATCATTTGCTTCTCCATTGGGTAACTCGGCATCTTGAGAAGGATTCTCCACTTCATTTTCCACACACCAAAAGAGCGCTCTACCACATTGCGAATACTTGAATGCAAATGGTTAAAATGTTCTTGCTCACCATTTGGAGCAGGACCTCTCCTCCAATCTGGCAcatgatacctttcacccttgtatggtgcCAAGTATCCAGGTCTATTTGGGTACCCGGCATCAACCATATAATACTTTCCTAAATAcacatgtaaaaaaatgaaggttgtGAGCCACGCGCATTCATGTATAGACATGAGAAAAGATAAGGTAGGTGATCCGACATACCTAGAGGGGGGTGTGGAAAGGTAGAGTGATCATGTCGAAGTGCATGGAAGAGAACATTAGTATCATGCATAGACCCGGGCTGACCAATAGATGCATAagtgaacctcatgtcgaaatcaACAATACCAAGAACATTTTGTGTCGCTGAAATGTGAGTGCCATCCAAAGCTCCAATGCAATCTTTAAAGTGTGGCATCATCCTACGATCATTACTAATCCTAGGATGTGTAGTAGAGAAATTAGGGTCAATTGCTAATCCTAGGATGTGTAGTAGAGAAATTAGGGTCAATTGGCTTTATGTAGTCTGCACTCATAGCCACCATACATATCATTGAATATACCATGTACACCACTGGTAGAAGTACCATGCCCACACACAAGTAGGAAAATAGCCAATGATTCCATAGAACTCATATGAAGAGATGATTTTAGTCCATAGCTACCCactaacagatcatgcaacttgtaaaatagagatgcattcattcggatcatgcaacttgtaaaatagagatgcattcattcggaATTGCTTATGACTTTCACCTGGAGTGTTTAGCTTAAGATGAACAAGTTACTGGACCATAGTGGTGACCGACACATCAGGTTACCTAAAGTCCTAGGATTGCAGGTCATATGATGGTCTGTCACCAGTAAAAGAATGACAACTACCAATCAAATTTGAGACTGAAATTGTATAACAGTAAGTATAAAGAAATGCAAGTGAGATAACCAtgaaagtgaaaaaaaatgtgtacaaaagaaaataaatatggcTGAACTACTATTTCTTTGCATAAGAAATTTGTTTAGTCTTGGATAAGTCTTATCAGGATCAAACCTCCAGAATCAATCTGTAACATTTGGCCCAAGAATGCAGAAACCACTTAAGAACAAAACAATCATGCAACCTTGGAAAGATTTTCGTCAAAATCATTTCCCGCTTCATCCATGAGTACAGATAAAAAATTTATCACTTGGATTGAAAAATACATCAAAACAGCAGAGAAGTCATGAAACTGAACATTGAGAAGGCACATTCCCCTACTTCCCCTACTCCTGATGGGGAACAAGTCTTCAACTTCTGACTAGAACTTCTCTGGCTCTCAAACCCCACGACAAGCCACGCACCTTCAACATAAGAGTGGATGATAGACACCGTACCACGCACCTTCAATTAGCTGGGAAATAACAATGCACAGGTACTACTACATTGCTGTCTGCAAAAGCAATGATATGAAACATTGCGATATGCTAATGATCTACTAATATGCTATGATATGAAGTAAtatacatatatgatatatcatatatggaaCATTTGCGAGGAGCCATTTTTGACTCTTAGACATTTATTAAACCAGGATGCAAATGAGTGAAAGTGGTCACACAGAAGATTGGCATGTCGCCTGTCACTCTAGTGTATCTTGTTATCTAGCTACATGCATATTGCTTAGGGCATATGACTGAAGGATAATAATATACCACAAGGACTGAAGGATGCTGAATCCAAGAATGGGCATGCAGTTCCCTAAAGAAAACACATTTCATGACCATGCAAGGCAATGGCCAGCAGCTGATGCATGCCTGGCACCCCAGATAGCAAGCAAAACTTTAAAAATCCAAATACACACCACAGTTCACAACAAAATGTCCCAGATAGCAAATGCGTCACGCATGTTCTTCTTTCTAAGGACAACAGCAAGACAATGGCTTGAGCTCAAACACAACAGCAATCACAATGGCTTCAACAATCACAACAGCAATCACAATGGCTCAAACAAGGAAATCACTTTAATTGGATCATATGTTCTTACCTTGGATCGGTGAGGTCGACGTCCACAGATGCAGGAGCAGTAGCTGTCCTagccgccggtggtggcctAGGTGCGCGGGTACCTCGCCGACGAGTTGAGGAGCTCCGAACTGGACCAGAGGTGACCCGAACCGGCAGCCGCTCGTCATTGCCTCCAACCTCCTGTGAAGCTGTCTCCTGTTGAGGATCGGCACGGAGCCAATCCGGCcctagagccgccgccgctgctccggcccACCACTCCGGCCATCCTCCGGGCATGGCGGCGTTGGGGATGCCGGAGGCCTGGGAAGCTGATGGCCCCGCGCTGGGGACGCCGGGCCATGCGCCGGGGATGCCGGGCcacgcgccggcggccaggcccGCCGCGGCTGGGATGGCCGGTTGCTGCGCCGGTGGCTGGCCCGCCGCGGTTGCTGCGCCTCCAGGCCATGCGCCCGCCACCATGCCGGGAGGCACTCCCGCGGCGGCCAGGAGGGCACCCAGGGGACCCGTCGGCGGGCCTCCCGGCCACAAGAACGGGGCGCCGCCAGCCCCTCCGCCGGACACATACGGCGCGCCGTTGGACCCTCCGCTTGGCGCATCTTGGAGCCCACCACCGGATCTACCCCTTTCGACCGCCGGATCCAAGTttcccgccgccggaggagggtccatgccggccgccgccagacCAGACCGGAGGAGGCGCTAccagaagaagagaaaggaacGGTTCgcgagaggaagaaaggaaaaggaggcgGTGGCAATTCGGTGTAATTTTGCCGAAGTCGAAGGGTAATTTGGTAACATGGGGGGCGCGGATGGAGGGGAAGC
This sequence is a window from Setaria italica strain Yugu1 chromosome III, Setaria_italica_v2.0, whole genome shotgun sequence. Protein-coding genes within it:
- the LOC111256670 gene encoding elastin-like, with the protein product MDPPPAAGNLDPAVERGRSGGGLQDAPSGGSNGAPYVSGGGAGGAPFLWPGGPPTGPLGALLAAAGVPPGMVAGAWPGGAATAAGQPPAQQPAIPAAAGLAAGAWPGIPGAWPGVPSAGPSASQASGIPNAAMPGGWPEWWAGAAAAALGPDWLRADPQQETASQEVGGNDERLPVRVTSGPVRSSSTRRRGTRAPRPPPAARTATAPASVDVDLTDPRRSRFAKHFSEWLQLHQRSCFTRAATAAAVSATATALPNRP